Genomic segment of Penaeus vannamei isolate JL-2024 unplaced genomic scaffold, ASM4276789v1 unanchor537, whole genome shotgun sequence:
CATCTAGAAGGTCCTGTGCAGGATCTTGCCGAAGGAGTAGACGTCGGCGCTGGGTTGAGCTCTCCCTCCGCGGTAGATCTCGGGGGCCAAGTGGCCGTGTTATCTCGCACGCACGTTCTCGAGGTGGCGTGTTTTCTTAGTCGCGTTGTACCTATAAGGGCGGCTGTTGATGAACGACACAAGACCCACGTCAATCAGGGTCGGCACGTTGCGTCTGTCGACGACTACGTTGTCGCCCTTGAGGTCGTTGTGCGTGAAGCCCGCGGTGTGGAGGCCGTGCAGGATGGTGCTGAGGGCCAGAAGGATTTCGAGGTACTCGTCCAGGTCGAAGTGCTTGCAGATCCACTTATGGAATTCCAGGGGCCCGTGGTAGGTCATCACCACCGcggcgggggagggagacagcCCCACCAGCCTGGGAAGTCCAGGAACCTTTCTCAGGGCGTGCAGAGTCTCGGCCTCCTCGTAGTGGTACCGGCGGAATGGTCTTTTGAACTTCTTCACGCACACAGGAGGCAAGCCGGGTCGACTGATGGCATACACAAAGCTGTAAGCTCCCTCGCCGATGCATTTCATTCCGTCACGCAGAAAGGACCCGATGTCGACGAGCGGAACACCTGTGTCTGTGAAGCGCTGCCCCTGCGGGGGATGGATGCCGTAGAGACGAGCGATTTCTGGATCGCCAGCTACATCCTTAGCAGCAGCAACTTCCTCCACAGCCACACCCTCAGCAGCAGCAACCTCCTCCACAGCCTCATCTTCGGGAGGAGGGCCTTCACGTGCGTCCTGCGCCGGAGGACCTTGGTAGACGTAGTGAGCCTCGACGTCTCTCGCTCCCGCGGGGAGGAAGATCGTCTTTCTGGACAGCCTGTTGGCCTTTGTCTTCCACGCGATGTTGATCCTCTTGAGCCCCTTGGTGCGCCGCGTCGGCATGCCATTCTCAAGGTCAACTCTGAAGGCGCGGCTGCCGTCGGGCGCGGAGAACACGGCGCCCCCGGCCGCGCCTCCGACCGACCACACGAACCGGATCTGCGACAGGAGAAGATCCTCTCTCGGCGGAGGAATCATCCCTCCTGAGGTCTCGGGTTGTGTTGGGGAGAAATTTTATTTTAATGGGCCTTTAAATCTTTCACTGGTTTCACCAGGAGCTTTAGCGTTAGCTTTAGCGTTAGCTTTAGCGTTATGCGCATTGATGGCCTTTGGAAGCCTCGTTcgccttattatttt
This window contains:
- the LOC138861021 gene encoding uncharacterized protein, which encodes MIPPPREDLLLSQIRFVWSVGGAAGGAVFSAPDGSRAFRVDLENGMPTRRTKGLKRINIAWKTKANRLSRKTIFLPAGARDVEAHYVYQGPPAQDAREGPPPEDEAVEEVAAAEGVAVEEVAAAKDVAGDPEIARLYGIHPPQGQRFTDTGVPLVDIGSFLRDGMKCIGEGAYSFVYAISRPGLPPVCVKKFKRPFRRYHYEEAETLHALRKVPGLPRLVGLSPSPAAVVMTYHGPLEFHKWICKHFDLDEYLEILLALSTILHGLHTAGFTHNDLKGDNVVVDRRNVPTLIDVGLVSFINSRPYRYNATKKTRHLENVRAR